The following are encoded together in the Trichocoleus sp. FACHB-46 genome:
- a CDS encoding CHAT domain-containing protein, with product MSSPRKHKKTILFLAANPKASTPLRLGEEVSEIDEGLRRSKQCNKFHLEQKWAVTPREMRRAVLELEPQIVHFSGHGVGEGGLALEDELGQVKLVSAKALASLFDLFKEQVECVVLNACYSELQALRTTPVIFPT from the coding sequence ATGAGTAGCCCCCGCAAGCACAAAAAAACCATTCTGTTTTTGGCAGCTAACCCTAAGGCCTCTACTCCACTGAGGCTGGGAGAGGAAGTGAGTGAAATCGATGAGGGGTTGCGGCGCTCGAAGCAGTGCAACAAGTTTCACTTAGAACAGAAGTGGGCAGTCACTCCGCGTGAGATGCGACGGGCTGTGTTGGAATTGGAACCCCAGATTGTGCATTTCTCAGGGCATGGAGTGGGGGAAGGCGGTTTAGCCCTAGAGGATGAGTTAGGCCAAGTCAAATTAGTCAGCGCTAAGGCTTTAGCGAGTTTATTTGATTTATTTAAGGAGCAGGTCGAGTGCGTTGTCCTTAATGCTTGCTATTCCGAATTGCAAGCATTAAGGACAACGCCCGTCATATTCCCTACGTGA
- a CDS encoding N-6 DNA methylase, whose translation MSATSDIVQKLWSLCHVLRDDGITYLQYVTELTYLLFLKMMQETGNEGQLPEGYRWGDLTNKDGVEQLTFYRAALLHLGSEESAQRVQAIFANAQTAVKQPRILKKLVQSIDELDWYSAKEEGLGDLYEGLLEKNASEKKSGAGQYFTPRPLIDCMVVLMQPQSGELIQDPAAGTGGFLISADRYIKQRTDELFELSEAEQVFQRQQAFYGIELVQDAHRLLLMNMMLHGIEGAVTLGDTLAPDGQRLAKADVILTNPPFGTKKGGGMPTRDDFTYPTSNKQLAFLQHIYRSLKPGGRAAVVLPDNVLFEDGQGRSIRADLMDKCNLHTILRLPTGIFYAQGVKTNVLFFQRGKTEKGNTQAVWIYDMRTNMPSFGKRIPLTREHFAEFEQCYGDAPNGSSSRVDLGEEGRFRCFTREQIAKRNENLDISWLRDESLQSGDDLPEPEAIAAEIMEKLRIATKEMEALMVLLEGEEAAEATSASVGMPTLE comes from the coding sequence ATGAGCGCAACGAGTGATATTGTCCAAAAGCTGTGGAGTTTGTGTCATGTCCTGCGGGACGATGGCATTACTTATTTGCAGTACGTGACCGAGCTGACCTACCTGCTGTTTCTCAAGATGATGCAGGAGACGGGGAACGAAGGGCAGTTACCGGAGGGCTATCGCTGGGGCGATTTAACTAACAAAGACGGGGTGGAGCAACTGACGTTTTACCGAGCGGCGTTGCTGCATTTGGGGTCGGAGGAATCGGCGCAACGAGTGCAAGCGATTTTTGCCAATGCTCAGACAGCGGTAAAGCAACCACGCATCCTGAAGAAACTGGTGCAGAGCATTGATGAGCTGGACTGGTACTCAGCTAAGGAAGAAGGGTTGGGTGACCTATATGAGGGGTTGCTAGAGAAGAATGCAAGTGAGAAGAAGTCGGGGGCAGGGCAGTACTTTACGCCGCGTCCGTTGATTGACTGCATGGTGGTGCTGATGCAGCCGCAGTCAGGGGAACTGATCCAAGACCCCGCAGCGGGGACAGGTGGATTTTTGATTTCGGCAGACCGCTACATCAAGCAGCGCACGGATGAGTTGTTTGAACTGAGCGAAGCGGAGCAGGTGTTTCAGCGGCAGCAAGCATTTTATGGAATTGAGTTGGTGCAGGACGCCCACCGCTTGTTGCTGATGAATATGATGCTGCACGGGATTGAGGGGGCCGTGACGCTGGGCGATACCTTGGCACCCGATGGGCAGCGGTTGGCGAAGGCTGATGTGATTTTGACGAATCCGCCGTTCGGCACCAAGAAGGGTGGAGGAATGCCGACGCGGGATGACTTCACCTATCCCACTTCCAACAAGCAGTTGGCGTTTTTGCAGCACATCTATCGATCGCTAAAACCGGGGGGACGAGCAGCGGTGGTGTTGCCCGACAACGTGCTGTTTGAGGATGGGCAGGGGCGCTCGATTCGGGCAGATTTGATGGACAAGTGCAATCTGCACACGATTCTGCGATTGCCGACGGGGATTTTTTACGCGCAGGGGGTGAAAACCAATGTGCTGTTCTTCCAGCGAGGCAAGACAGAGAAGGGCAACACCCAGGCCGTGTGGATTTACGATATGCGAACCAACATGCCCAGCTTTGGCAAGCGCATTCCGCTGACTCGTGAGCATTTTGCAGAGTTTGAGCAGTGCTATGGCGATGCCCCGAACGGTAGTAGCTCGCGGGTGGATTTGGGTGAGGAGGGACGGTTCCGCTGCTTTACGCGAGAGCAGATTGCCAAGCGCAACGAAAACCTAGACATTTCCTGGCTGCGGGATGAGAGTTTGCAGTCGGGGGATGACCTGCCAGAACCGGAGGCGATCGCGGCTGAGATTATGGAGAAGTTGCGGATTGCGACGAAGGAAATGGAAGCGCTGATGGTGTTGCTGGAAGGGGAGGAAGCAGCAGAGGCAACCAGTGCTTCGGTGGGAATGCCAACTTTAGAATAG
- a CDS encoding helix-turn-helix transcriptional regulator: MKQLRERLGLRTVDVASRLNVGESTVRNWEHGRSVPRFEIVSDLLRLYQCSFEELDQAVRESKAQSGGTD; encoded by the coding sequence ATGAAACAACTTCGTGAACGCCTCGGCCTCCGTACCGTTGATGTCGCTTCTCGCTTAAACGTAGGGGAATCAACAGTACGCAATTGGGAGCACGGTCGTTCCGTACCCCGATTTGAAATCGTTTCTGATCTACTGCGGCTGTATCAATGCAGTTTTGAAGAGCTAGATCAGGCGGTTAGAGAGTCCAAAGCACAATCAGGAGGCACAGACTAG
- the hsdR gene encoding type I restriction-modification system endonuclease → MDVLHNKMLVSLNFAFLEVHDPQLVRLGALAERYFATDSNTCLIKLRQFGELLAQLTAAKVGLYKSPEERQIDLLRRLRDRNLLRGDVDRLFHELRMAGNKATHGLTGNQRQALSCLKYARYLAVWFHKVFTKNSNFDPGPFIPPPDPAVETLELKAELEQLREEVRNTLSTAEAAQALADAEAQRRLVAEELAQEVAAKNQELLENLAQIQAAAASQPQPVIQAAIAQAQDTLVDLDERETRRLIDAQLRAAGWEVDSELLTYQKGTRPQKGKNLAIAEWPTKSGPADYVFFVGLQAVAAVEAKRQGLDVPGKLDQAQRYSRDYQVKGGEVLPGGPWEKYKVPFAFATNGREFLEQIKTKSGIWFRDLRRSENLRRPLQSWYTPQGLSEMLAQDHDQAHQRLAQEGFNYGLKLREYQIKAIRAVEAALARDERKLLVAMATGTGKTKTCIALVYRLLKTKRFRRVLFLVDRTALGEQTTNAFKDSRMESLQTFADIFEIKELKDTTPDTETKVHIATVQSFVKRILYPSDEAAVPTVDQYDCIVVDECHRGYLLDRELSDSELEFRDYNDYISKYRRVLEQFDAVKIGLTATPALHTTEIFGEPVYTYSYREAVIDNYLIDHEPPFQIKTKLSESGMVWNPGEQMEFFDPKTGQLDLVHAPDEVRLEVEQFNKRVITEEFNRVVCEAIAKNIDPSLPEKTLIFCATDSHADIVVDQLKQAIAQQYGSVEDEAIAKITGSVDKPLQLIRQFRNEVNPKIAVTVELLTTGIDVPSICNLVFIRRVKSRILYEQMLGRATRLCTFDDGTQKQAFRIFDAVNLYEAIAPVSTMKPVVVNPNISFTQLIDEMETVTEPAAVEGILDQLLAKLQRKRQHLSDSNREQLEAIAGMPVGDLVPHLKQSDSAQVREWFRQRKAIAEILDRQDGGMAPILISHHADELHSIERGYGNAERPQDYLDSFKAFLLENLNQIPALMVVTQRPRELTRAQLKELKLLLDAKGYSETTLQVAWRDATNEDIAASIIGFIRQAALGDALIPYSDRVDRAIKQILASQAWTPPQRKWLERIGKQLKVETIVDREALDQGEFRTQGGGFDRLNKTFNGQLETILIEVGDYVWQEVS, encoded by the coding sequence ATGGATGTCCTACATAACAAGATGCTGGTATCGCTAAACTTTGCCTTTCTGGAAGTTCATGATCCGCAACTCGTTCGGCTGGGTGCTTTAGCTGAACGGTATTTTGCCACTGATTCCAATACTTGCTTGATTAAACTGCGGCAATTTGGGGAGTTGCTGGCTCAGTTGACAGCAGCAAAAGTTGGGTTATATAAGTCCCCTGAGGAGCGGCAGATCGATTTGCTCAGGCGGTTGCGCGATCGCAATCTCTTAAGAGGGGATGTCGATCGCTTATTCCATGAGCTGCGGATGGCAGGTAACAAAGCAACGCATGGTCTAACCGGGAATCAGCGGCAGGCGTTGAGCTGCCTGAAATATGCCCGTTACTTAGCCGTTTGGTTCCACAAAGTTTTCACAAAAAATTCCAACTTTGATCCTGGGCCGTTTATTCCACCCCCAGATCCAGCAGTAGAGACGCTAGAACTCAAAGCAGAATTAGAACAGCTGCGGGAGGAAGTTCGGAACACGCTATCAACCGCAGAGGCAGCCCAAGCGCTGGCTGATGCCGAGGCACAACGACGGTTGGTCGCTGAAGAATTAGCGCAAGAGGTGGCAGCGAAGAATCAGGAACTGCTGGAGAATTTAGCCCAGATTCAGGCAGCCGCAGCCAGCCAACCTCAACCCGTGATTCAAGCTGCGATCGCTCAAGCTCAAGACACATTAGTTGATCTGGATGAGCGTGAAACCCGCAGGTTAATTGATGCCCAATTGCGAGCAGCAGGATGGGAGGTTGATTCAGAGCTATTGACTTATCAGAAGGGGACTCGGCCTCAGAAGGGAAAGAACCTAGCGATCGCTGAATGGCCAACCAAAAGCGGGCCTGCGGATTATGTCTTCTTTGTTGGGTTGCAAGCGGTTGCAGCAGTAGAGGCTAAGCGGCAGGGGCTTGATGTACCTGGGAAGCTCGATCAAGCGCAGCGCTATAGCCGAGACTACCAAGTGAAAGGTGGAGAAGTTTTACCGGGCGGACCTTGGGAAAAGTACAAAGTTCCGTTTGCGTTCGCGACCAATGGCCGAGAGTTTCTGGAGCAAATCAAGACCAAGAGCGGGATTTGGTTTCGTGACTTGCGCCGTTCTGAAAACTTGCGCCGACCTTTGCAGAGCTGGTATACACCTCAAGGTTTGAGCGAGATGCTGGCTCAAGATCATGACCAGGCTCATCAACGGCTGGCCCAGGAAGGCTTTAATTATGGGCTGAAGTTGCGGGAATACCAGATTAAAGCGATTCGGGCTGTAGAGGCAGCTTTAGCCAGGGATGAACGGAAGTTGCTGGTGGCAATGGCGACGGGTACAGGCAAGACTAAAACTTGTATTGCCCTGGTTTATCGGTTGCTAAAAACCAAGCGGTTCCGACGGGTGCTGTTCTTAGTCGATCGCACCGCTTTAGGGGAGCAAACAACGAATGCTTTTAAGGACTCCCGCATGGAGAGTTTGCAAACCTTTGCCGACATTTTTGAGATTAAGGAGCTAAAGGACACCACACCTGATACAGAAACGAAGGTTCACATCGCCACGGTTCAAAGCTTCGTGAAGCGAATTCTTTACCCCAGCGATGAAGCGGCTGTACCCACTGTGGACCAGTACGACTGCATTGTGGTGGATGAGTGCCACCGAGGCTACCTGCTCGATCGCGAGCTGAGCGATTCGGAGTTGGAGTTTCGTGACTATAACGATTACATCTCCAAGTATCGACGAGTGTTGGAGCAGTTTGATGCGGTCAAGATTGGCCTCACAGCAACCCCAGCACTGCACACCACGGAGATTTTTGGCGAGCCAGTCTACACCTACAGTTATCGAGAAGCGGTGATCGATAACTACTTGATTGACCATGAGCCACCGTTCCAAATCAAAACCAAGCTCTCGGAATCGGGGATGGTTTGGAATCCGGGCGAGCAGATGGAGTTCTTCGACCCCAAAACCGGGCAGTTGGATTTGGTACATGCACCCGATGAAGTGCGCTTAGAAGTGGAGCAGTTCAATAAGCGGGTGATCACAGAAGAGTTTAATCGCGTTGTTTGTGAGGCGATCGCTAAGAACATTGACCCTTCACTGCCTGAAAAGACGCTGATTTTCTGTGCGACTGATAGCCATGCCGATATTGTCGTGGATCAACTGAAGCAGGCGATCGCTCAGCAGTATGGCAGCGTGGAGGATGAGGCGATCGCCAAAATCACGGGAAGTGTGGACAAGCCGTTGCAGTTGATTCGGCAGTTCCGCAATGAGGTGAACCCGAAGATTGCCGTGACGGTGGAACTGTTGACGACGGGAATTGATGTGCCGTCTATTTGCAATTTGGTGTTTATTCGACGAGTCAAATCGCGGATTCTTTACGAGCAGATGTTGGGGCGGGCAACTCGGCTCTGCACTTTTGATGATGGCACCCAGAAACAGGCGTTTCGCATTTTTGATGCGGTAAATCTGTACGAGGCGATCGCCCCGGTTTCGACGATGAAGCCAGTGGTGGTCAATCCCAACATTTCGTTTACGCAACTGATTGATGAAATGGAGACTGTGACAGAACCAGCAGCCGTTGAGGGGATTTTGGATCAGCTTTTGGCGAAGTTGCAGCGGAAGCGACAGCATTTGAGTGACAGTAACCGAGAACAGCTTGAGGCGATCGCCGGGATGCCTGTTGGCGATCTAGTGCCACATTTGAAGCAGAGTGATTCGGCGCAGGTGCGGGAATGGTTCCGGCAGCGGAAGGCGATCGCGGAGATTTTGGATCGGCAGGATGGGGGGATGGCTCCAATCTTGATTTCTCACCACGCAGACGAGCTACACAGCATCGAGCGGGGCTATGGCAATGCGGAACGACCTCAAGACTATTTGGACAGCTTCAAGGCCTTTTTACTGGAGAATCTGAACCAAATTCCAGCGTTGATGGTGGTGACACAACGACCTCGAGAGCTAACGAGGGCGCAATTGAAGGAACTGAAGCTATTACTGGATGCGAAGGGCTACTCAGAAACCACACTCCAGGTAGCTTGGCGAGACGCGACCAACGAGGATATTGCAGCTTCCATTATTGGCTTTATCCGGCAGGCCGCTTTGGGTGATGCGCTGATTCCTTACAGCGATCGCGTGGATCGAGCGATTAAGCAAATTTTGGCAAGTCAAGCTTGGACACCACCACAGCGGAAATGGCTGGAGCGCATTGGCAAGCAATTGAAGGTCGAAACGATTGTTGATCGGGAAGCTTTAGATCAAGGCGAGTTTAGAACTCAAGGCGGTGGTTTCGATCGATTGAACAAGACTTTTAACGGTCAATTAGAGACGATTTTGATAGAGGTTGGCGATTACGTTTGGCAGGAAGTTAGTTAA
- a CDS encoding pentapeptide repeat-containing protein: protein MENSDWGEWDGSQWSNREAENFKRLLEILDRGTDFWNEWRQHNPRTTCDLHGATFKNKDLSKVNFADVNLSSSDFTNACLREANLKNADLSYANLTNADISNANLESAKLHQVTMPNKVVHGELLNSTLEIHLQHYIPCLNDLRVWYFRARETGRNQDYLDNIQSFAQEFKKGTPNAEQDPTIRNSEIALSAIDIEHLSEDESNYRKLVSQAVKDAKSILDYRGKDAKINNKKIREYSSIQGSYRLCYFYQKATLEIAEKEKILLCYQLSGQSQLGVQRIHNRLATFLNHEAKHLKPELNRSSNTNLSQTSLKRI, encoded by the coding sequence ATGGAAAACAGTGACTGGGGAGAATGGGATGGATCACAATGGAGCAATCGAGAAGCTGAAAACTTCAAACGTCTGCTAGAGATTCTAGATAGGGGCACAGATTTTTGGAATGAGTGGAGACAGCACAATCCTCGTACAACTTGTGACCTTCACGGAGCAACTTTTAAGAATAAAGATTTAAGTAAAGTTAATTTTGCAGATGTAAACTTAAGTTCTTCAGATTTCACAAATGCCTGCCTTAGAGAGGCTAATCTAAAAAATGCAGACCTAAGCTATGCAAATTTAACAAATGCTGATATTAGTAACGCCAATCTTGAGAGCGCTAAGTTACATCAAGTAACTATGCCCAATAAAGTAGTTCATGGAGAATTACTGAACTCAACCCTTGAAATTCATCTTCAGCATTATATTCCTTGTCTTAACGACTTACGAGTTTGGTACTTTAGAGCTAGGGAAACAGGACGGAACCAGGATTATCTTGACAATATTCAGTCGTTTGCACAGGAGTTCAAGAAAGGAACTCCCAATGCAGAACAAGATCCAACAATCCGCAATTCTGAAATAGCTCTGTCCGCCATTGATATAGAGCATTTAAGCGAAGATGAATCCAATTATAGAAAATTAGTTTCTCAAGCCGTTAAGGATGCTAAATCTATTCTTGACTATCGAGGGAAAGACGCCAAGATTAACAATAAGAAAATTAGAGAATATAGTTCTATTCAAGGGAGCTATAGACTTTGTTACTTCTATCAGAAAGCAACATTAGAAATTGCGGAAAAGGAAAAAATTCTACTCTGTTATCAGCTATCTGGACAATCACAATTAGGTGTACAGCGTATTCACAATCGGCTTGCGACTTTCCTAAACCATGAAGCTAAGCATCTCAAACCTGAACTAAATCGATCGTCAAATACCAATTTGAGCCAGACAAGCTTGAAAAGGATTTAG
- a CDS encoding PadR family transcriptional regulator, which translates to MAKQNQGDGIVLSALEEDLLTVLFGKELYGLQVMNAMNAASQGRRQIGFGSLYPTLHRLNKKGLVQARWGDETDEEAGGARRKYYKLTGLGEQVLRETQEYRAHLAGWQPTIQLLCDLHLVSSRLMPGGV; encoded by the coding sequence ATGGCGAAGCAGAATCAAGGAGATGGCATAGTGCTCTCGGCACTGGAAGAAGATTTGTTGACAGTTCTGTTCGGTAAAGAGCTTTACGGATTGCAAGTCATGAATGCCATGAATGCAGCCAGTCAGGGTAGGCGACAGATTGGGTTCGGTAGCTTATACCCCACGCTACATAGGCTCAACAAGAAAGGGCTTGTTCAAGCTCGTTGGGGTGATGAGACAGATGAGGAGGCGGGAGGAGCACGCCGAAAATACTACAAGCTAACTGGTTTAGGGGAGCAAGTGCTGAGAGAGACCCAGGAATACCGAGCTCATTTAGCTGGATGGCAGCCTACTATTCAGCTCCTCTGTGATTTGCATCTGGTATCCAGTCGTTTGATGCCTGGAGGAGTGTAG